Proteins encoded by one window of Rhodamnia argentea isolate NSW1041297 chromosome 6, ASM2092103v1, whole genome shotgun sequence:
- the LOC115755340 gene encoding HMG-Y-related protein B-like, with protein sequence MATEETGNNPPPPAAAPNSALPQYPEMIMAAIEALNDPSGSNKSAIAKQIESTYGDLPAAHSTLLTHHLNKMKLSGELVMVKNNYMKRDPNAPPKRGRGRPPKPKEPAPPGAVASPPRPRGRPPKPRDPNAPPPPAPKTKAPAATGKKRGRGRPPKEKPDTAPAPAAAGGVKRGRGRPPKVKPAVAPVGA encoded by the exons ATGGCGACTGAAGAGACCGGCAACAACcctccgccgccggccgccgctcCTAATTCCGCGCTCCCGCAGTACCCCGAA ATGATCATGGCAGCGATCGAGGCTCTCAACGACCCCAGCGGCTCGAACAAGTCGGCCATAGCCAAGCAAATCGAGTCCACCTACGGCGATCTGCCTGCCGCCCACTCCACGCTGCTGACGCACCACCTCAACAAGATGAAGCTGAGCGGCGAGCTCGTGATGGTGAAGAACAACTACATGAAGCGCGACCCCAACGCGCCCCCGAAGCGCGGCCGCGGCCGCCCTCCGAAGCCAAAGGAGCCCGCCCCGCCGGGAGCCGTGGCCTCGCCGCCGAGGCCCCGCGGCCGGCCTCCGAAGCCGAGGGATCCCAACGCGCCGCCGCCTCCTGCTCCAAAGACGAAGGCCCCGGCGGCAACCGGGAAGAAGAGAGGCAGGGGGAGGCCGCCGAAGGAGAAGCCGGATacggctccggctccggctgCGGCTGGAGGAGTCAAGAGAGGCAGGGGGAGGCCCCCGAAGGTGAAGCCGGCTGTTGCGCCGGTCGGGGCTTGA